The stretch of DNA TCTGAAACAAACCACTCATCATTAgcacaaatattaataaaataaatgatagtTACTCACACTGGTACACTGACTGAAAGTGCAGAATGTACAATCCTTGAGGTTCATTTGGTAATATAACAAACTAGAATGAGTTTAAAATTAATGTGTAATGTCAATGCCTTCTTATGTTGTAAATGATCAGTAATAGTAGATCTATTACATATTTGAAATGCCAGTAAATGTCAGTACAAACAGAATGGACAGGTTATTGCAGATTACAGCTGGACTTTAACTTTACTGACAACACAGTGATTTTATAGTAATTACTAAATAAAAGTGAATAGAAAAGTTGTTAACATACCTCATACTTGTAATCTGAATTATAACATTGATAAccaatgcagaaagttttcaaTGGTCCTATAGATAAATCCAATGAAAGTATAATAATGGAAATGCCTGCAGTTACAGCACTTATGATGCTCATTCCAAGTGAACCTTTCACCTATGGGcagaaaacaataacaaaaaacaagTTAATAAGTTTGCAAGCACTTTACCCAATGTGTTAAAGCAGATCATGAAACAATATATATGGAgcattatgaaaataaataaagttgcaaGTGGTAATAATCGGGGTCCAAATACAAATGACTCATAAAGACACAATATATTTATGCAATGGCAATATCTCTCTTCAAATATAATAAAAGTCTTAGAATTTCAAACATAATACAGGTGTCTCTGTATGGAACTATTCTTCAATGTACTATTTTACAACAGACaaataatattgtaataatacagACAAATGGCTAAAATTTAAAACTTGCTGTTAGCACCCCTGAGCATcagaaattaatgacattttgcaCATTTACGCAGAATGTCTTGTTGTCCATGTGTACCAAGTTTTGTGATGTTTGGGCTTTGCGTTTAGAAAAAAATAGGCAATTAGCCATTATGTGTGTAGTCTTATTTTTACTGTCTATTCGCTTGTCTTTGATAAGACTTATAGTTGCTGCAGTGGTATCGAAGTACTTAAAGTGTTCTATAAATAATAATTGGTGCATACCAAACACAGACTGGAGGGGCCTTTGACATGAAGTGCATTTTCTGCAGCAATGCTCAGTGATCCTGCGGTAATGTActgagaagagagagaaaggaagcTTCAGTTAGAATATTTAGCTTATAAAAGACAGAACTGTACTTAATTGTATAAAGTTTGCTCACGATCAGAGATCCCCAGTAAGGAATACCACTGAAGACAAAGAAGGATACTGCATAGACTGTAGACACAATGCCAAACAGGAGAATCAGCAGTCCGACCATTATCTGGACAGTCTGAATAAGACCAGAAAACAGATACTTATTGCAGGGGTCATAATTAATCACAGTTGTCAGCTGAGCAGGGTCACCAGATCTgcacaacaaaacccgcccaacTCAACAGTTAATGTTTGTACTACTGCTTTTTTGGATTTGTTCCCGTACGTTTTCTCCTACAGACTGACAGACACATATGATAATCAATTATTGAATGATTTCTCACCCCAAGTGCTTTTGGTTTTCCTTTCAGAAATGCCTCAAGTCCTTGAGGAAGTGAAGCTGCCTGTGGGACATGAACATTCACTGGAGCATTTGTCCCTCTTTCAGCTGATGCCGTTTGTTCTGGTTGCTGAAACTGGATGATCAGCGTCCCAGAGTTTGTGGGTATGACGGTACTGGACATTCTTGTTTCTGAATATGAGACTGACCTGTACAAAATCAGTTAATGAAGACATGAAATACCATGTGAAGAATAAGAACATAAAATACCagtgtatttattaaaatattatacactgatcaaaaaaaaaaaaaatttttaaagtAACACTTTTAAAACACATCTGATGTTAGGATTAAAAGGGTGCCACATTGTTTGatgtaaatgaaaattgtcaacctacagaggactgaattGTAGACATTGGACTGGATAGATCGAAACATAATGTCCCAGAGGTCTTCtattggatttaggtcaggTGAGCATGAGGGCCATTCAATTgtattaaagggtcatgaaaccccaaaacacttttttttgagatgtaaacagatatgtacaggctgcacatcattgaaaacactgaaggtactcattaatgttattcataagtgaaaaatagttatttttgcattttttgacacattttctgtcttcctgtttgaaaagctgagttggagcaacgtcacaaaatctgacatcaTTGTGTACTTtcgaacatgctgacgtagaCCGTTTCGAGCGATTCTCGACatatatattcatgacataaaatcaaatgtcacaaaagtgcggcTCATTCACCTCTGTGTTCAAACACGTGAGCCGTAGGctgtttccctcagcacagcagcacatgagtgttgtttgtattttgcttgcGATGCGGTCAtaactggagtttgaatacgaacacatgaaaaatacgattGTTTTTATGATATACAGACGGAGCACGCATATGATCGGTTTCAGCGCGGAGCTCCGCGatgagtttaataacactagccaCATGGATCCTAGCTcatatacagaataaagtatccgtgtttaaagtttttatttcacacattctcctgcaccaaacattatCCAGCACGGTGTAACGTTatttatgcacacatatttcatcaagtcttcttcaaatgaattatatgtgctAACTGGACACATATACAGTGGTGTAGCCTATCTGAACGCGACGACACGATTATTCtaaaagactgattttgagactgTAGTGCTCGTAAACGTAATCAAAGTAAcctattattagccctattaagtattctttcgcatttctcccttgtgcttgggagtttgtcGTCATATTCTctgtgctcatatattaatattcattattctgtataatgagtgtgttgtttgtctgtgcttcattgattgttctctcccctcttcccccctctacactcccacttttccagagctttacacgcccATTTTCACAGACTTTTTGAAACtcagaggtgtgaacgaccagggtaaaacaggggtgtttcatgaccctttaattcCTTGATCCTCCAGAAACTGCCAGGCATTGCTGGCACCAGCGTAGGATCTGACAGTGGGTCCAAGGATTACATCCTGATACCTAATGGCAGTCAGGGTGCTGTTGTCTAGCCTGTAGAGGTCTGTG from Chanodichthys erythropterus isolate Z2021 chromosome 8, ASM2448905v1, whole genome shotgun sequence encodes:
- the LOC137024765 gene encoding membrane-spanning 4-domains subfamily A member 4A-like, encoding MSSTVIPTNSGTLIIQFQQPEQTASAERGTNAPVNVHVPQAASLPQGLEAFLKGKPKALGTVQIMVGLLILLFGIVSTVYAVSFFVFSGIPYWGSLIYITAGSLSIAAENALHVKGPSSLCLVKGSLGMSIISAVTAGISIIILSLDLSIGPLKTFCIGYQCYNSDYKYETLFRGISGVSLVFTVLEFIISICLSAFACKANACCSPQVLNVHQVVIPQSYAFRPNHDLHDLTKSEIPLASDSSMPHHPAVNPPQYSECSAPKY